From the genome of Phoenix dactylifera cultivar Barhee BC4 chromosome 17, palm_55x_up_171113_PBpolish2nd_filt_p, whole genome shotgun sequence:
ACACAGAGAACTCTTATCGGTTCATACACATATCAAACTACATAATAGGCTGGTAGAGCAATTTTGGAAAAAACATTATCTAACATCTTGGTAACTCTTAATTGAGATGTGAAGTGAACTTTGTATGACTATTTCGGAAAAAATATTGATTGACAGGTTTGTGGTTTCAAGTATTAATTTTAAGTTAATAAAAAGTGGTTtcctattttattaataaaacttgttcattatatatatacagGATCTTTACACGAGCTTTCCAcgtgacaaaaaaaaagaagatagacATCTAAaagattattaaaaaaatggtaAAGATTTTTGAAGTTGGAGAAACTTTCGGTGGTGGTTGCAAATATAATATGAGATTAGAGATAAGAAAGATCAAATTTTATGAATGTCTTAAAATAAAATAGCATTGCATTCGATTTAGCATGTGAGACTAATATCACTCTCTGTGTATTGGCATGCAAAAGAGAAAATTTTACTTGTAATGAGCAGGTCGAATGTATTCCATGTCAGCAGCCAATATCCAGAAATAGGTTTATCCAattctatcattatttgttatttgCATCATTCTAATTATAGAAAATTCATGTTATACTGAAAATACTAAGATATTAAGTTTTAGCACCGCTCAAGAAGATCATCTCCTACAGCATTGGCGGAGGTTGTGAAATTATACGACTAAATTTTGTGGGTAGATATGTTTGCTAATCGAATGTAGCGATTAGCTTGCGAGCATATGGCTAATGGTATACTATTATCTCCAGAATCGCTTGTGTGTTAGGTTACAAGTATTACAGTTTAGTAGAGGGTTTATTCTTCTATGGTTGTTATccaatttttctaattttacagCTGCATAAAGGTTTTAAGTCAGCGCTTGAACACTGTAGAAATCTCACACGAATCATGGACAAAACAATTCAGCGAGTAACATGCAAATCTCACACAACAAATCACCAATTAAtgtggttaatttctttaatgTGAAGCACCAACTTGAAAAATGAGTTATGACAAAGCAATGCACCATCTTTGTGATCTTCGTGTAAAAGTCTGCACGCGTGCTGCAGTCTTTTCTCCCTTATCTTTCTCTGTCAACGCAGCCATGACAGCACATGCGAAGCAAGTTGTCTTCTAACTTGGTTGCTAAGAGAAACCAACCAAGATGTGACCTGCTTCGCATCATGCATGAAACCGGTCGTGCATTCCAACCAAAAACAGCGGACAATGGCCAGAGTTCTCAAATCCTTCATCATTCTTCCAAATATTCATTAAAGATCCAAGCCAGACACAGAAAACATTCTCCTTTACCCTTTCACACCCTCGGCCccgggaaaagaaaaaaaaagaaaaaacaaaagaaactcTCTCAAACATCCCTTAAAAAGAACGTTTACCTGAACCTAAAGAAAAGCAACTCGAGTTACAGTTGTAAATCCCAATCTATCCTTGATAATTGgctaataaagaaagaaaggaatggGGTTTCCATCACTTTAAGTCAAGATTAACATGAGCTAATCTTGTATCTCTCTGAAGCTAATGTTGTAGCTTTGGGtttttgtttctgtttttttgtgtgtgtgtgtgtgtgtgtgtgtttgcccCTTACCACTTACCAGTATTCATTTTAGAATTCTAACTGTTAACTTCAAATGCTTAAATTCGGCCTGGAATTCGGGATCGTACCTTTGAAGCAATCGCAGACATCAAATATGTTATATTACTCGCGACTATCTTAAATTATGAGACGTAGGGCAAGAAATTATACTATCACGAGCGATAGAATTGTAACCCAACGTAAGAGTCTTGGTCTTAGAATCGCATCGCTAATGGAGAGCAAGGTGGACGGGATGAGCGATGCGTACGACAACTTCGTAGCGGCGGCGACGCGGGTCCTCCAGGCCAACGAGGCCGCTGGCGGGCGGCGGACAGTGGCGACGGAGGTGGCGCTCGAGAACTTCAAGAATCGGTGGGAGGTGTTCAAGGCGACGTGCGATCGGGTGGAGGAGATCGTGGAGGAGGCGAGGCGGAGGATCGCGCCGGAGTACGTGGTGGATGTGGCGGGCGGTATGGCGCCGGCGGCTGCCGTGGGGGCGGCGAGGGTTCCTCCGTTCAGCGTGCCCCAACTGGAGCAGGCGCTCCATGTGGTCCACTCGATGGCGGCGGATCTCCGGCAAGCATCGGGCGGCAGCGCCGCTCCCTCCGCCGCCGTCCCTCCCTCTGATGCCGTACCGCCATCTGAAGAGAAGGATGAATAAATGATTCCTGCCAAGTATGAATAGATGATTTGAGGATGTAAATTTTTTAGCAAAGATTTGAGAAAAAAGTTTGTTTTCTTACAAAGAAGATTTGAGAATAAAGTTTTATATGAATTATTGAATGTAtgaaattcttcttgcattgggATTCCCCAACATTAAAATTAATGATAACTACAGTCAAATGCTATGCTGCACCACAAGATTCACTGCCTCCATCCTGCCCATATCCTCTCTTGCCATCTCTGGATGAAGAATGGAGTAATAGTAGTATTAGTTGATAATTACAGTTGATTACTATTGAAAAAAATGCTACAATACTCAGTTCCCCTGTTTCATTGAAAGCCTATGAACCATACCAATCATCTCTCTTGCTAAGGAGGGTGAGAAAGCAGGATCTAAATCTTTTGTTTGAAGTTGGATCTAAAATTAGAGAGCTGGCATTCAGAATAGATTTGGAGCCTTTGTATCCAATTTCCATTCAAAAAATGATTATAAATGGATTATCTAGAGTTTTCCTATCAGGCTATCAGCAAAATATATTTTGGGAAGTGTCTAGGCCAGACTAGTGAAATAATTAATGATTGGTTAAATGAACATTTTGCCCTTCTCTCCTTCTAAAAAATGTTCTTTTCATCCTTTGACAAGCACTAATGCATGAGGCGACAAGCAACTACTAAATAATGCAACTCATAAGTTGAATTCTTTAAGATGACATCAAACTTATGTTGTGCAAGTTAATTAATGAGATTTATCATTTTGTTTTTATGTAATGATAATGATAGTACAAATACATGCGCCGGCTTTAGGCTGTTGAGAAATGAATAAAAAACAAATGAATAATAAGACAAAGTAACCATGCACTCAATGCCAACAAATCATGCTTCTTAACATTTATATCACTAGAGAGGTAGATAAATATCAAATTATCTATTCAATATTTTATAATGAACTCTTCTGAAAAAAGAAGGTCCAACTCTTTGTTGATTGTCTGGTTGTCCTCAGACAACCAAGGACCTTTTGATAATTCTACATACTTTTTAATGTTAAGAGAATGACAGGTCAGAAGACACCCGGGATTTTGCTGGAAAAGtctctctcaattttttttttcgtttttctttcctttttgtttggTAGATAAGAAAGAAGCCTACCAAAGaatcaaataaagaaagaagtaaCGTATCAGCATTCATTTCATAATAGTCGCACTTGGACCCATATAAATGATATAATAATGGAGAGAGAAGGGACCAAGAAGCATACAGCAGAATACCGGGAAGGCGTACCTATCAATGTCATTATTATGTATCCTTAAGATACAGGTTATTTCTCACATATTGCATGTGCCCTGATACTAATTAAACTAAGGGCATAAGCATCAAAATTATTACCCGAGTCTTGAAATAATATGAAAGAAACTTGTATCAGCTTCCATGCTGGAAATGGAGAAACTTGCTTCAAACTTTGATCGCATTTTGCACAAAATAATGGAAGCAAGAATACTCCACAACGAACGAGACCAGGTCTGGGAGCAGTCATGGATTAAGAGATAACCAGTTGATTACTGATATCCTATTGAACTTTCTAGACACTGCATAACCCAATCTGTCCTGCTGCAGCAAGATCCTTTTCTGTTTTCATTTTCAAGAGAGCCatctcttggagaagaatgctgCAAACAGTCTATAGTTTCTTCCACGGCTGCGACATATTATTCTGACTTATTATTCCAGAATGCATCTTTGCCAAATAAACTCGCTTGATCAAGGTGATTCTCCTGGCATTTTGTTCCACAGATTAACTTGACGAGTTTGCATTGAATGATTTTTCTGAAGTTTAGAGCGTCGCTGTTTGCCAATGCCTCTAACATTGTCCAGACCTTTTGTTAGCAATTCCTGAACTCCCAAGCTTCTTCATTATACTTCCCAGCTCATTATCAGACCTCCAGATTGTCCTGgtagcattttatttttttaggccTCGCCATCTGATACAAACTCAGCATGCTCCCTATATGGCACAAAAATCTGGATGGTATAAAATAGATAGGATCCATTTGCAGAAGATCACGTAAAACAATGGATGGAGAAATTACCAAGAGTAATAATATCGGATAGTTCAAAGTTACAGCAATCGCAACACTATCTCACTGTACATTCATCACATTATACATAGGATACTGGGGGCATCCATGAACAAGCCACCAGAGCACATAACAGAGCAATTATCGACTTTCCTAAGATGATGGTTCTTAACAAAAATTATAATCCAGCTGATAAGTTCCCAGAAGGACCAGCATGATAACTTTGCCAAGATTTTGATCCAGCATCATGcttgttgctctatttattgTGTTTAGGTACATTCTCCAGAGAGAAATTAGGATGAAGTATTTAGAGTAATAAGATTCTCTTGAAGTTTAGCGACCTGAGCCTGTAATTTTGAACTAACGTAAGAACCATATCCTAGTAAAGAATTAGTAAAGCATACGCAACATCTTGAAACCTAACATTCATTAGGAAGTGTTGGTCCATTTTCCAAAAACAAAAGATGGAGAATATTAACCTTGAATGATTTGGAGCGACGAATTGATGGATCAAGCTGCAAAGCGGTTGAATATGCCTTCTCTGCAGCATTCCATTCTCCCATTGCCAAGAATGCATCGCCTTGGCATATATAGGCCTACATGATTATACAGATAAGCATCACCATAATTTATCCCCTAACTAAAATTCAATGTGAGAAATCCAAGATGCACGAGCAGAAAACTTATTTTCAGATTAAAAGACATTTTTTTTAGCTTTAATCCTAAACGACGGCTTTAATGGAAATATTCTTTTAATGCAGCCACAGTGTGATAATTATCTTTAGGCACACCAAAATGACCTTTTCCCTGGTACAGAGGCCAGGAGCACTTGAACAACATGGTATGATTATTAGCTGTAGTTATGGCTgtttcaataaataatgaagcaTAGAGATGAAATCAATTTTATTCTTCCCTTAAACTAGAAAGAAATTGTATATTACTGCATTGCATGGCATGCTCAGTGGTACTGCTGTCGGTGAAAAGAATGCAAGATTGAATAAAATCCcacaaatcatttttttttttgcttctgtAAGGTTGAGTTACAAGGATTTTACCTTTCCCTCAATAAACTATTGATTTTTATAAATCCGAAGGGTTTTTCACACATTTTTCTGCTCAGAAGAGAAAAATACATGGTGGGTGAGATGCAGGGAAAAGCATATATATGGAACTCTGTTCAGAACCAAAACTGCAATGCCACTATGTCATGCATTTAAATTCCTGGAATAAAATTAAACACCCATCACAAAGAATTCTAACCTGCTTAGCCAAACATTATGAAAAAAGACCATATGCAGAATACACCTTGATAAAGCATTCTTGCCTTATAATCCAAACATTCTCGCCCCAGTGTCATAAAGTGAGCTGAAGTTCGTGTGGCTAGAAAGCAACCATGTAAAAGGTAACCAGCACCCCACTTTGCAACTAGTTAGGTTATCCAATCCCCTTACTTCTAATAGGATTAAGTGGATAAATGCACTTTGGAAAGGCTATAGAACTAATGTTGGGTGAAAGCGCACTTAAAACTAAATGGTAAAATGGTCAAAAATGGGTCTGTTCCAACCTAAATGGCAAaaataccaaaaagaaaagtaagTGGAAAAAAGGCCAAAAATGAATAAGTGTGTTTAGATAAAAAGACAGATTGGCTAGGGGCTCTTAACCTAGGGTAGGGTGCAAGCAAACTCAAACTAAGTGGCAAAAAGGCCAAAAATGAGGGTGTTCCAAACTCAACCTCAATGGCAAAAAGaccaaaactaaaactaaatggGATAAAAGACAAAAATGCATGAGTTGTTTACTAGATTGAGGTGGCAAACCAAAGAGAACAATCAACCAAATGGCAAAACCACTCTTTAAGCAGCAAGTTACTGGATTTAACTCGATCTGCTTGGAAGCATTCTAAGATCAGGGCCGATCAAATCACATATTATCTTAAGAAAAGAGTTCCAATTCTAAGGAATAATTAGACCTGCATGTCATGTAAACAAACTCTCCTCCCTTGATAACCATAGATGGGGCATAAAGCAAACCCTAAGCAAAACCCTCAACACATTGTTACCATAGCTAATAATAGTCACCACCTTGCTATACCACAAAGGTCTAACTAAAACATTATTGTGGCAAAACTTTGCAGTGTGACTTGATCTCTGTTAAACCCTTGATGGCAGTATGTTCAGAATTTAGTAATTCATTGCTGTACCTATTTAGAATGGAATAAATAGTTATTCAATGAAAATTGATACTATATTTCTTAAGCATGCTTCAGTATGTTTGTATATTAActctcattttctttagttccaTGTTCTGGAGTGCCCTCATATTTATTTCCATACTGAAGAACTAAGATAACTTTTCTGCCTTTAGGCCAAGTTGGCTGCAAGATGGGCAAGACATTTTGGCTCAGAACAGGCAAAATGCATTCCAAAACTGAACCTAGAATACATAGTAAAAGGACTGAAAGGAGTTCTGCATAAAACTACATAAATGTCTGTAAActcatttttgaaattttacttaGCATTAAAGTTCTAAGGTGAATGTATGAAAATTCTGCTTTCAGCTTCATGGTGGGAATGTGGATTTCCTATGATTCTTCATGATATGATGAAGGGAACAGGAAGATGAGAAAAGTTGAAGcacatttttttctcttctaggGGTTAAAGAATTGCATTTCAAAGTTATCCACttccacattttttttttcaaatattcttTCCAAATTACTAACACATTCATGCCAAAACTTCTGCTACAGTATTTGAAATAAGTTAATACTATCTCACTAGAATTGATGGTATCATATACCATAAGCTCAATTCCAGGAATCATGCAATAGGTTAAGATGACAAAttttaagttttctttttgggctgttgattttttaaaattatagtaATAGCTAAATCCTGAAATTGTTTTCAATGAGATCAGGTTGTTCATACGTTTTACAATTTACTGCTACATAATCGTTCAAACTTCTATACTATCATTATGTTTCAGTCAATACCTGAGGATATTTGGGATCTATCCTAGATGCTTCATTGGCATCATCAAGAGCACCAGCATTGTCGCCGATAGCTAATCTTGCAGATGACCTGGATAGCAccattgaaaaataaaaggggaACTCCCTCAGTTCTCATGACAGCATAACTCTTCCAGTATAATTCATATTGAAAGAAAACATAAAGAGCAGCTAATTTTTCAAGAAGCAACCAGAAAGCTTTGTTCTTTCAGTAATAAATCATCAGAAACCTACTAAAGTATAGTAAACAAACAATGCCATTATCTTGTTCTGATTCTAGTGAACACAAAACCTGCTTTTGTATATAAAATGCAAACCTCCGGAAGGTTCGAGACCTAGGGCCTGCAACCACAAACCACATAGTAGATccgaaattagattttttttttccttacgcGTTCTTCTAATTAATCTAAAGTAAACCCAAGACTATGATTTTCATCATAATGCTCATAAAGATCTTTTTTCTATACATGTATGCAGGTTAACATAGCGAATTGTACCTGGGAGAGAAGGGCTTCGGCCTCGGCGGCATTCCCCTTCTcgagctctctctctccctttttcctGAGGGTGAGCACCTCCAGACTCCTCTGGGGATCAAAGGCGGAGCCGCAGAGATCGGCCAGGAGCTGAGCGGCGCGAGCGGCGGTACCGCAGTGGCCGACCAGGGAGCCGGCGGGGAGGACGGCGAGGTTGGGCCCGGCGCCACATCTGCCAAGGCAGCCGCAAGAGGTGACAGCGACCCCCGTGGGCGCAAGGGCGGAGAGCACCGCCAGAATCTCCCTCGACCC
Proteins encoded in this window:
- the LOC103718644 gene encoding mediator of RNA polymerase II transcription subunit 32-like; the encoded protein is MESKVDGMSDAYDNFVAAATRVLQANEAAGGRRTVATEVALENFKNRWEVFKATCDRVEEIVEEARRRIAPEYVVDVAGGMAPAAAVGAARVPPFSVPQLEQALHVVHSMAADLRQASGGSAAPSAAVPPSDAVPPSEEKDE
- the LOC103718635 gene encoding small glutamine-rich tetratricopeptide repeat-containing protein 2, with translation MAVSLSSYGFQTASPASWRRRRAAAAAEKVEIRVCVNRSCGRQGSREILAVLSALAPTGVAVTSCGCLGRCGAGPNLAVLPAGSLVGHCGTAARAAQLLADLCGSAFDPQRSLEVLTLRKKGERELEKGNAAEAEALLSQALGLEPSGGLHFIYKSRSSARLAIGDNAGALDDANEASRIDPKYPQAYICQGDAFLAMGEWNAAEKAYSTALQLDPSIRRSKSFKAQVAKLQENLITLNTSS